The genomic interval AAGTGACAATttataactcatatacagcaACTTCATCAAGTAAAAATTGGCACATAACTCACATCTCAGCTGTCAGTTTTGTTTGTTATTTTGAACTATTCAGGAgctattttttgttttgcaaTATGTTTCAGACTAAAACTCAAAGTTTAAAGGTGTACTTACGCTTGATGCTCTGTCCTCAAGCGCTCTATATGCTTCAGTTTGCGCATCGGGATGGAAGCAGCTTTGGCGTGCAAAGGAACCAAAGCTCTAGTGATGTTATCGTCCATGCAGTTCAGTGAAGTTGTTGTAAATTGTCCAGAGCTAAGTCTGATTATAGGAACATCATCAGAATCATACTCATATAAATCTTCAATATCTGTCAATTGTGATTCATCGTATGCAGGCTCGGGTGATGGAGGCGCTTCAATGATGGGTTCACAATTGCTGGTATGGTATCTTGCTCCTGAAAATGGATTGGCATCGTTTTGGAGTACAGTGGCTGGATTCATTACTTGAGCAGTGCCTTCAAAACTTTTGTCTGGAGCCACTGTGCTTACTATTCCTTTCTCTTGCAGTCCAGGTAATGCAAGCCTTGCACTGTTTTGATTTATAGGACCCCGGCCAGAGAATACAATAATAGAACCTATAAGTCTCTATAATCTTCACACAAACTCACAACACTTGGCTtccataaatttattttctagtTGTTTTAAAGTTTTCCACCAcaaaatcaacattttcatGTGGAATAGGAAAATGTAAGCTCAGATCAGTTAGTCTCTCATTGCTCTAGTTGGGAACAAGCATGAATCGTCAAAACTTCCAAATATGTTTTACGCACAACTCAATATAAAATGTGCTTTAGTTTATAATGTGAAAATCCGTACCTTGCATATGCGCTAGCATAATGCCGACAATCTGCCCTCAGTGGACAAGCATTGCAGTTCGGTTTCCTCTTCGTGCAAAAGACCTGCAGATAAATGTTCAAGGTATATAATCGAATACTTGAAAGGttttatataaaaacaaaattatattctATTTGTTAACTCTTGCTAGGAACTTGCGATTTACCTTTCCAAATGTTATCAGTTGATAATGAAGTTCATACCTGTAGTGAAAACCTCAATGTGTGAACTTTTGCTTGTTCGATGGTTTTTATGAAGTACATAGTTATGTTatggtcaaaaaaaaaaaaaaaaaaaaaaaaaaaaactgtgaTTATTGTAATTGTATGTCAAGACTGTCTAAGTAGAGTTCAAGAAGTCTCTATAATTACAGAGTTGGTTGGTCAAGCATACTGAGCCTTGGCCATAGATATTTCTGAACAGAATCCATCATAGGGAACCTACATAAAAGACATGTTAGNTCAGTTGATAATGAAGTTCATACCTGTAGTGAAAACCTCAATGTGTGAACTTTTGCTTGTTCGATGGTTTTTATGAAGTACATAGTTatgttatgaaaaaaaaaaaaaaaaaaaaaaaagaagaagaagaagacgaagaagaagaaaaggaagtaCGGACAGAAAATAACAGAAAAAGTGTTTAAAATTACAGAGTTGGTTGGTCAAGCATACTGAGCCTTGGCCATAGATATTTCTGAACAGAATCCATCATAGGGAACCTACATAAAAGACATGTTAGCCTCTCTTTAACGGTCATTTGAACAATGATTCGTTTTGATATTCTATACTTACGTCTCGAGAAGATGCATTTGAACCTCCTCAGGCAGCGGTTCAAGAGGAACCCATCCCAGTCGAACTGCGATTCGACCAACGTTTATGTCCACCTTATTTAAAGAACAAATAGGAGTTATGTATGGAATATCTATCTTACAAATGATTAGTTCATATTTTACTTACTGGAAAGGCAACTTGTTGAAGTGCTAAAAGCCTTATGCATTCTACACTTTTCAATCCTAGCCCATCTATCTCCAGTAGATATTCCCTTCAGGCACAAATAAGtaataaatatcaaaatctgaaaattaaattttaagaataaaattacTTTTGTTGGAATATTTAAAAGAATTTCAGCCATCAAAGAACACTTACTTAACATCCTTTGAAGGAGCATGTCTAAGCCATTCAAGGTCAATGCGACCATGTATTCTTGCTGTTCGATCGAGAAAGTCCTGTATGAAAAATAATAGACAAGGCAAGTCAGAGGCCTTGGCCTACAGCCTTAAGTTTGTATGCACTGTCATcccaatctttttatttttaatttcacttAAGTTTCTGCtagaggtgttcaaaaaacccgatgacccaaaaaaatcaatcaatccaatccaatccgTGCGGTTTGGATTGGGTTATTAACTCATTTGGGTTGCgttggttcaaataaatgaaaattttatgggttgtgTTGGtacatgggttcacctaatataacccaaaccaactcgaatttattattaactttaaaatatatttttttattacttataacacaattatttatatacatattgattttaattttatttaatttcaatattttttgaataatttattttttaacaacTCTTAAATGCAGTTTCTTTGCActatagaaaaataattttcactatataaattgaaattgaattgttaatcttaattcaatatatgaaaataattaaattagatttttacatatttacgttttgtttctttttagaacaaaattttaagattAACTCGAACCgataaatatttcatagttgagttcattttttaataagagttatttgggttgaaaaagtttacaacccgaacaattgggttgggtctaaaaattttttcaatctaacccaacccaactcaacccatgaATACCCCTAGTTTCTGCCAAAGTGAGCTTGGCTCAGTGAACCAAGCATGTGTTTCCGTCCCTAGAGGTCGGAGGTTCAATCCCCTACCCCGACTCACGGTTGTTGtactaataaaaaaatctcACTCGAGTTTTAGACCTTGATTCTTCCAGCTATGATGTTATGCTGGCCACGTTCCTTGATGGCATCTGCAATCTTGTTAGGTTCTGCAGACCGAACTGCTTCCCAGTCCACCGAATCCAGGTGATCGCAACGTCTTGGCTCACGGACATGATGCATTCTCCTCATACTATCCCATTTTTCTCGTAAATGATTCCAGTCTACTTCTTGCTTCATTTTACTCTTTTTGGCTTTCCCCCTAGAAATGCCAGTCTCTTTTTCATCATTAAGATGATTAGGATTTCTGTCTTCCGAATATCCTTTGGCCTCTTGCTTTTCACTCTCTTCGGCTTCATTGGTACTATCACTTGCTTGAATCACACTTTCTTGACTTTGGACCTTTTCAAcatcaaaatctaatttctgAGATGAATTGTCAATGTCACTTGAAAGCTGAGAATCAGCTTCCATTTCTCCTTGATGTGtggttttttttattccatCCTTTATTTGTTCATTGCACTCAGAACACAAGCAACACTTAGCATTGACATGACCAGTGGGTTGAATTTCTTGATTTTGAAACTTTAAATCATCTGCCATTTCTTCACAATGGTTAGAATCCTCAGCACTATTTTCAAGTTCACTCTTTGATTTGCTAATGCATTCTGAGCAAAAATAGCACTTCCCTAATGCTCTCAGCATATGCATTGTGTTGCCGAAATTTaagtttttggaatttggttttTGGTCTCTCCAATCCACCTCTTTGGATTCTGAAGTTTTATTTTCTTGATTGCTTCCGCACGACGCTGTGCCATTTTGACTACTGCTATAAGGTTCTTGCTCAAGGGTTGATTTATTAGAATGGAGCACTGAGTTATCTATGCCGGCCACATTCTTAGACAAACAGGTCTCACAATCATCTTCCAAACATGTGGACACGTTAAGTGTTAAATCACGACTTCCTTTAACTGATGACCCCAGACAATCTTGAGATGAAATTACATCATTCACAGACATTAATTCTTTAGCTTCTTCAGAATCCACTGCTGCCTTGTTATTTTCCATCATACTACCATTGTTGCACAGAAAAAATCCTTCATTTATCTGACTCGATTGTTGGATGCAGAAAATCTCCTCGCCGTGATAATTTTCTGTTTCCGGGAGAGGGAATGTTGCAGCAAGTGTCATATAAGCAGAGCTGTGAAGAACAATAAAAGTATTAAGATATCAGCTTCATTTGGTACAGTTTGACTGGTGCTAGAAATCATCATCTAGAGGAAAAGGTTAATTCTTCACCTTGAAAGATGGTCAGAGACATTTTGAGTTAGAAAAACACCAACCACAGAATCCACGACCGAACCTTTCCATGGCGAAAAACGTCTATCACCTGCACATTAGAAAATTCTGCTTATATACAAAGGTTCTGAGCATTTATCGAAGTGTGCAACGTATGACAAGCACACTATCTTTTTTGCCTTTTTCTAAGATTAGTTCGTAACTAAGATATTCCAGTTCTCCTGCCTAAATAACAGATATGCAACATATTATGCAATAACATGAAATAAGCAGTTACCTAATATTACATGCATTATAGCATTAAAAGCATTTATCCGTCCGCGGAAAACTTCCCGCTCATTGTCCCACCAGCTATCGtcgattttttctttatcataATTACTGTCATTTTCATATAGTACCTTCCACACAGTAATATCTCTTGGGTCAAGGTAGACTCTATCCAACTCTTTTTTCTTAGTTGAGTGATGGAGAACTATTGCTCCTTGCATCCCATGAACAGAATTTTGATTGTGCTCATGCT from Benincasa hispida cultivar B227 chromosome 10, ASM972705v1, whole genome shotgun sequence carries:
- the LOC120088204 gene encoding transcriptional activator DEMETER-like, with translation MILIGNSNQLRPTLSMVLWNNREGIRNNHEHIRLTGETRGIFFWFKFAPYNKGTNNSFYNKGTNNSFCPANNKGVLGEEMDSFRKRLLVPYAVDGRYNEARFRNVSTYVGTNNNTGLSHPSQKEGTDWVHEKQIIPYARKGGKKNSKHEHNQNSVHGMQGAIVLHHSTKKKELDRVYLDPRDITVWKVLYENDSNYDKEKIDDSWWDNEREVFRGRINAFNAIMHVILGDRRFSPWKGSVVDSVVGVFLTQNVSDHLSSLNTFIVLHSSAYMTLAATFPLPETENYHGEEIFCIQQSSQINEGFFLCNNGSMMENNKAAVDSEEAKELMSVNDVISSQDCLGSSVKGSRDLTLNVSTCLEDDCETCLSKNVAGIDNSVLHSNKSTLEQEPYSSSQNGTASCGSNQENKTSESKEVDWRDQKPNSKNLNFGNTMHMLRALGKCYFCSECISKSKSELENSAEDSNHCEEMADDLKFQNQEIQPTGHVNAKCCLCSECNEQIKDGIKKTTHQGEMEADSQLSSDIDNSSQKLDFDVEKVQSQESVIQASDSTNEAEESEKQEAKGYSEDRNPNHLNDEKETGISRGKAKKSKMKQEVDWNHLREKWDSMRRMHHVREPRRCDHLDSVDWEAVRSAEPNKIADAIKERGQHNIIAGRIKVDFLDRTARIHGRIDLEWLRHAPSKDVKEYLLEIDGLGLKSVECIRLLALQQVAFPVDINVGRIAVRLGWVPLEPLPEEVQMHLLETFPMMDSVQKYLWPRLSMLDQPTLYELHYQLITFGKVFCTKRKPNCNACPLRADCRHYASAYARYGFSHYKLKHILY